In Paenibacillus kyungheensis, the following are encoded in one genomic region:
- a CDS encoding TIGR01212 family radical SAM protein (This family includes YhcC from E. coli K-12, an uncharacterized radical SAM protein.): MLITQDTSTPLLWSDKRFHTWNTEMREQFGNKVFKVTLDAGFTCPNRDGSIAKGGCTFCSARGSGDFAGSRRDDLVTQFNHIRDRQHQKWPHAQYIGYFQAYTNTYAPVEQLREYFEIILKQPGVVGLSIATRPDCLPDDVIDYLAELNERTYLWIEMGLQTIHESTSTLINRAHDSQCYEEAVAKLRARGIRVCAHIIYGLPQETHEMMLDTGRAVAQMDVQGIKIHLLHLMRKTPMVKQYEAGLLRFLEKDEYIKLIVDTLEILPPDMIVHRLTGDAPRDLLIGPMWSLRKWEVLNGIDDELKQRDTWQSKYWRAL, from the coding sequence ATGCTTATAACTCAAGATACATCCACTCCCCTATTATGGAGTGATAAAAGGTTTCATACGTGGAATACAGAGATGCGTGAACAATTTGGAAATAAAGTATTCAAAGTAACACTAGATGCTGGCTTTACCTGTCCGAATCGTGATGGTTCGATTGCTAAAGGCGGTTGTACATTCTGTAGCGCTCGTGGTTCAGGCGATTTTGCAGGCAGTCGTCGTGACGATCTAGTGACTCAATTTAATCATATTCGTGATCGTCAGCACCAGAAATGGCCTCATGCACAGTATATTGGTTATTTTCAAGCCTATACGAATACGTATGCTCCTGTAGAACAATTACGCGAATATTTTGAAATTATTTTGAAGCAACCGGGAGTTGTGGGATTATCGATAGCAACTCGTCCTGATTGTTTGCCTGATGATGTTATTGATTATTTGGCTGAATTAAATGAACGGACTTATCTGTGGATCGAAATGGGTCTGCAAACGATTCATGAATCCACTTCTACACTTATTAATCGTGCTCATGATAGTCAATGCTATGAGGAAGCTGTAGCCAAATTGCGTGCTCGCGGTATTCGAGTATGTGCGCATATTATCTATGGATTACCTCAAGAAACACATGAAATGATGTTAGATACAGGTCGTGCTGTAGCTCAGATGGATGTGCAAGGAATCAAAATTCATCTTCTTCATCTGATGCGCAAAACACCGATGGTCAAACAATATGAAGCTGGATTGCTACGCTTCTTGGAAAAAGACGAATATATCAAATTGATTGTAGATACTCTTGAAATTTTGCCACCTGATATGATTGTTCATCGTCTTACAGGAGATGCACCTCGTGATCTATTAATCGGTCCAATGTGGAGTCTACGCAAATGGGAAGTACTTAACGGAATCGATGATGAATTGAAGCAACGTGATACATGGCAAAGTAAATATTGGAGAGCATTATAA